The sequence CGGCAACAACGTCGAAGCCAAAGACGAAGAAGACAACCAAACGAAGATCGAAAAAATCTTCTGTAAATCAACGTGACCTTGTTCCAACTACCACACCCGAACTGCGGGAAGCGTCGGTGAGCGGTGAACACAACGCCAAGAAGCTCAAGATCAAAGCGGTGATCGACCTGCTTTCCGGAAGAAAGCCCGTTGAAAAACCGAACATTCCGAACGAGAGCAAAATCTCAAAGGCGGGTCCCAATGACACGGTGATCATCACGTTTTCCGGCCACGGTTATGCCGATGAGCGCGGCGTCTTTTATATGGTGCCGTCGGATCTGGGCGGCACCGACGGCAAGTTCTCGAGTTTGCTGGGTCGATCGATATCAAGTGCCGAACTGGCCGAGTGGCTGCGTGACCTTGACGCCGGAGAGATAATGTTGATCCTTGATGCCTGCTATTCGGCGGCATTTGTCGAAACCGGGTTCAAGCCGGGACCGATGAACAGCCGGGGCGTCGGACAGCTTGCCTACGATAAGGGGATCAAGATTCTCGCGGCGACCCAGGAGAACAATGTGGCGCTTGAAGCTAAGAGTCTGCAGCACGGAGTCCTGAGCTACGTTCTGATCAATCAGGGTATCGAACAGAAACAGGCGGACTTTTTCCCGACCGACACGATAATCACTTCGGGTGAGTGGTTCGGATTCGGGGTGAAGATGGTGCCGGTCAAGGCGGCCGAGATCGAGGCCCAGCGAAAGAAGGAAAGCAGTAACCAACAATCGGATGACCGGAGGAAAGAGCGGCTGTTGCAGCAACCGATCCTTTTCAACTTTTCGCGCGATCGGCGGGGAAATGCCTTGATCGTAGCCAAGTGATCGAAATTTCGTCGTGAAGGGGAACGAAAAGCAAAAATGGGGGAATCATGCTGAAATCAATTATGTTGAAACTACTTGCGGTTGCCGTCGGTCTAACGGCCCTCGCCGCAACGGGTCTTGGACAAGAGGCCGGGCAAACTGCAGAAGAGGAGTTCGTCCGCGGCTTCACTCAAGTGCCAACACCCAAAAAAACATCGAAACCACCTCGGACGGTTAAGACCCCGAAGCCCGTTTCACTAGCCACAACAGTTGGAAAATCCGGAATGAAGGTCTGGCTTGAGCGGCAGATTGCCTGCGACGAGAACAAACCGTTCGTGCGCGTAGCTCCGACGACTGTCTTTCGAAGCGGCGACTGCGTCAGACTTCAGTTCAGGCTGAATTTCGCCGGTTATCTGAAGATCATCAATCTCGGGACGAGCGGCAACGAACGGACGATTTTTCCGACGACGCTCGTCCCGCCAAAGACTTCGAATACCCTGCCGGATAACCGTGGGTGGAAATTCGACGACAACCCGGGGGCCGAGCAGCTTGTTTTTATTGTTTCGAAGTCGCCGGTCGGTGTGTCTAATGTGGACGATTCTGTCGGCAGCCGTGATCTTATCCGGAATGATTCGCCCGATGTTGAAGTTTACGACAAGGACCTTTTACCGCGTGTTGAAAACGAGCAGGTCTACGTTTTGTCGGATGCGACGAGACTCGGGAAACCGATCGTCTTCAGATTGACGCTCAAACATCGATAGGAATCGCCGTACCGAGAAGTATGGAAAATTATATTCAGGACAACCGTGTGATCGCGATCGAGACGCTGTTTGGCAAGGACGTCTTGTTACTTTACGAGATGGACGGAGCGGAAGCGATCTCGGACCTGTTCGAGTTCGATCTTTCGATGCACTCCACCAATCACGGTCTGCCCCTTGACGCCTTGATCGGTGAAAACGCTACGGTTTCGATAAGATTGCCCGACGGTTCGGTGCGCTTCGTCAACGGTATCGTCAGCGAGTTTCGGCACAGCGGAACCTTTCTTTTGCGTGACGGGCGAGACGCGTCGCTTCTCAGCCATTACGAGGCGAAACTGGTGCCGTGGTTCTGGGCGCTGAAACTGAATCGCGACTGCCGGATCTTTCAGAACAAGAACGTCCCGGAGATTGTTCGCGAAATCTTCGGCGAACACTCGTCGGCCAGCTTTCAAATGCGTCTTACCGGCGATTATCCGCGTCGGGAATACTGTGTGCAGTATCGGGAGTCCGATTTCGATTTCATCTCGCGGCTTTTGGAAGAGGAGGGAATTTTCTATTTTTTCGAGCATTCCGAGAGTGACCATAAGCTGATCTTGTCCGATAGTCCCGTGCATTTCAGGCCGTCGCCCTTTCACCCGCTGATTGATTTCACTGAAGTCGCAAAAGACGACTTGACCGAAGCGGTGATATCGAAATGGCAGGCGGGCCGACAAATGCGGTCCGAACGGTTCGAGTTGAAAGATTTCAATTTCAGAAATCCGACACTTGACCTGACCGCCAATCTCGCCGGCAGCAAAAACCCGGCTCATCAACTGGAGGTTTACGACTATCCGGGCGAATACGAAAGCCGCGAGGTCGGTGAGAAAATTGTTAGGGTTCGTTACGAAGAGGAAAAGTCGCGCGAAGTTTCGATCCTCGCCAAAACAAACGGCCGCGGGTTCCAGGCCGGTTTCCAGTTTAAGCTTCAGGGTCATCCCCGGCTTGAGTTCAATCGGGATTATGTCGTTTTGAAGATCGAGCACCGCGCTTCTTCGATAGGCGCTTTCCGCTCGGGCGACAATTCCGAAGCCTTCAGCTACGAATGCCGGCTAAGCTGTTTGCCACATCCGACCAATTTCCGCCCGACGAGGAAATCGCCGATTCCGAAAATTCAAGGAACTCAGACCGCAATCGTCGTCGGACCGAAGGGCGAAGAAATATTCGTCGACAAGCACGGAAGGGTGAAGGTTCAGTTTCATTGGGACCGGATCGGTAAACGCAATGAGAAGAGTTCCTGCTGGATCCGCGTTTCACAGCCTTGGGCGGGAACGGGATTCGGTGGGATAACGATCCCGCGAATCGGGCAGGAAGTCATCGTCGATTTTCTCGAAGGTGACCCGGATCGGCCGATAATCACCGGCCGCGTCTACAACGGTGCGTCTATGCCTCCGTATGAATTGCCGGCGAACAAGGCGCACAGCGGGCTGATGTCGCGCTCGACCCCTGGCGGAGGCTCGGAGAATTTCAACGGCATCCGAATGGACGACGGCGTCGGCGCCGAGATGATGCAGATCCAAGCCGAAAAGGACGAGGACATCCTGGTCAAGAACGACAAATCCGAAACGGTCGGGAACAACGAAACGATCGAGATCGGCGTCGACCGCAGCGAGAACGTCGGGAACAATGAATCATTGACGGTCGGCAACGACCAGCAGATCTCGATCGGGAACAACCGAAGCGAAGACGTTGGAAACAACGAGTCGGTGAAGATCGGCAATAACCGAAACACGACCGTCAGCAGCAACGATGTCCTAAGCGTTGGGCTGACGCGAACCCATTCGGTCGGCATCAACGAGGCGATCAACATCGGCGCTGCGCAGGAGGTCTCGATCGGCGCTGTCCAGATCGTTTCGGTCGGCATCGCCCAGATCAACAACATCGGACTCAAACAAAAAACGAGCGCCGGCAAAGAGATTTCCCTGTCGGCCCCGCGGATCGTGCTGACGGCGACCGAGGAACTGACCCTGAAATGCGGCGCCGGGATCATTACATTTGACGCAGCGGGCAATATCACGATCAAGGCGCCGCTGGTGAAAATCAATACTTAGTGGAATGCAAGGATTTCTTGAAATCATCAATGGCAGGTATGCGGGAACCACGGAAATAGTCCCGGAAGGCGATGTTTGCACGGTCGGCGCCACGTTTGGTGCTGACCTATTTCTGCCGAACGACTCTTTGTGCGCACCGGTGCATTTCGTCGTGAAGAACGAAACGGACTATTTTCTTCTGGAGAAAGCCGGCGGAGAGGTATTCGTGAATAACCAGCCGTTCGAGAAGGGACAACTCGCTCACGGCGATTGGATACTTGCGGGAAAGACACTCTTGCGCGTCTCGACCGACGGCGGAGGATCTACTGGCGAAACGGTATTGGGGAGGCTGGTCGGGTATCTGATAAATGTCAAGAAACTCGCCCTGCTGATCGATGAAAGCACGGATTCCCGGATATCGCCGCTTTTGAATGAACACGGCGCCGTTTTTCGGGAACTGAAAAAAGACGTCAAAGATCTTGAGACGCTGACCTCAAATCCGCTGCTGGTGATCTTTCGCGATAACGGGGAATTGATTGAAACATTGGTACGATCCTTCTGGGGGAAAGGACGATTGGTGTTCTTTCAAGGCAGCAAGACTCTTGCCGAAACGGTCAAGTATCTGCAGTTCTTGCTTGCCAAGACACGAATGAGTACCGCCGCGGACCTTCGTTTTTATGATCCGCGAGTTCTGCGCGCCGTGTTGAGCGGGGCCGAGCCGCGACACGCCCAGTACTTTTTCGGCGCGGCAAAGCGTTATTTCGTCGAGTCGCAAATCCCGGGCCATTTGTTTGAATTCAACTGGACGGACAAGAAGGCATCGGCAACCCAGATTCGACTTTGCGAATCGGTGCCGAAAACCCCCACCGCGCGCGAGATTCATGGATTTCTGGGATCCGGGTCGGGCG is a genomic window of Acidobacteriota bacterium containing:
- a CDS encoding DUF4123 domain-containing protein, which codes for MQGFLEIINGRYAGTTEIVPEGDVCTVGATFGADLFLPNDSLCAPVHFVVKNETDYFLLEKAGGEVFVNNQPFEKGQLAHGDWILAGKTLLRVSTDGGGSTGETVLGRLVGYLINVKKLALLIDESTDSRISPLLNEHGAVFRELKKDVKDLETLTSNPLLVIFRDNGELIETLVRSFWGKGRLVFFQGSKTLAETVKYLQFLLAKTRMSTAADLRFYDPRVLRAVLSGAEPRHAQYFFGAAKRYFVESQIPGHLFEFNWTDKKASATQIRLCESVPKTPTAREIHGFLGSGSGDLRADVGECVAHFSPEIAPVADDQLHATLPIIDRYRFKSLAAKIQAVVITALFGAEIWNRPEIKAYLQTEQLSNDDKLDIWAAKINRSRF
- a CDS encoding type VI secretion system tip protein VgrG: MENYIQDNRVIAIETLFGKDVLLLYEMDGAEAISDLFEFDLSMHSTNHGLPLDALIGENATVSIRLPDGSVRFVNGIVSEFRHSGTFLLRDGRDASLLSHYEAKLVPWFWALKLNRDCRIFQNKNVPEIVREIFGEHSSASFQMRLTGDYPRREYCVQYRESDFDFISRLLEEEGIFYFFEHSESDHKLILSDSPVHFRPSPFHPLIDFTEVAKDDLTEAVISKWQAGRQMRSERFELKDFNFRNPTLDLTANLAGSKNPAHQLEVYDYPGEYESREVGEKIVRVRYEEEKSREVSILAKTNGRGFQAGFQFKLQGHPRLEFNRDYVVLKIEHRASSIGAFRSGDNSEAFSYECRLSCLPHPTNFRPTRKSPIPKIQGTQTAIVVGPKGEEIFVDKHGRVKVQFHWDRIGKRNEKSSCWIRVSQPWAGTGFGGITIPRIGQEVIVDFLEGDPDRPIITGRVYNGASMPPYELPANKAHSGLMSRSTPGGGSENFNGIRMDDGVGAEMMQIQAEKDEDILVKNDKSETVGNNETIEIGVDRSENVGNNESLTVGNDQQISIGNNRSEDVGNNESVKIGNNRNTTVSSNDVLSVGLTRTHSVGINEAINIGAAQEVSIGAVQIVSVGIAQINNIGLKQKTSAGKEISLSAPRIVLTATEELTLKCGAGIITFDAAGNITIKAPLVKINT
- a CDS encoding DUF4384 domain-containing protein gives rise to the protein MKVWLERQIACDENKPFVRVAPTTVFRSGDCVRLQFRLNFAGYLKIINLGTSGNERTIFPTTLVPPKTSNTLPDNRGWKFDDNPGAEQLVFIVSKSPVGVSNVDDSVGSRDLIRNDSPDVEVYDKDLLPRVENEQVYVLSDATRLGKPIVFRLTLKHR